The following proteins come from a genomic window of Lycium ferocissimum isolate CSIRO_LF1 chromosome 4, AGI_CSIRO_Lferr_CH_V1, whole genome shotgun sequence:
- the LOC132052942 gene encoding cation/H(+) antiporter 14-like, translating to MVKRKVSASAGLVQGRYRQEVFICQFSDMISSKGCIWSGGDPFSFSLPLVLAQLIFIFFVTRITFALIRPLKQSMVSAQLIAGIFLGRSGLGRNRDFSTMIFRPGGRMVLQTIADLGFMFHVFVLGVHVDPTMVRRAGRNAMLIGASCFALPFALGGLASYTLPQLAIIDDATAHFLPFIAVLNSASFFPVITSLLGDLKILNSEIGRIATLASLVNDACIYVVSILVTTVNASTSYNKWNGALSIAWIGTFLIVIIFVVRPFVKHVARTIPERGAMRESQFLIIAVLALICGFVTESLGQPAALGTFVLGMVVPQGPPLGSSLVYRIDTLCTGLLLPAKFAISGLTLDIFALGKGKSLLGVELVILLGYFGKFAGTLVPAVHFGVSFRDAVPLALIMCSKGIIEASLYIGFKDTGVITNEAYALLLITMLVLTGIMRPLIWYLYDPSRRYLGYRTNSIQHLDPTSELRIQVCIHNEDNVPSIVNLLEASNASRRRPIAVFVLNLMELKGSAAALLVPTHNRKGKAKLKSLPSRTEHISNAFNILAHRNQGSMAVQHFTSIVPYATMHDDICTVAVDKGVNIVIIPFHKQWAIDGTVGANFPAIRMVNQQVIHKAPCSVGILVDRGQLADNQQILFGHSFFRVTMLYLGGPDDDEALAYCCRMLGHPHISVNLVWLRHSSDKLDKSMDSDMMHWFKSNNMDAGRVSYKEEMVSDAVGTTQVLRSLEDNCDLCIVGRDHEHYSELTLGINEWIECPELGFIGDMLATSDYSFSLLVVQQIPPGTEFINIQALKPVSSSFYSASGKYSQHSGVGSFG from the exons ATGGTAAAACGAAAAGTTTCAGCTTCGGCTGGATTAGTCCAAGGTCGTTATCGTCAAGAAGTATTTATATGTCAATTTTCTGATATGATAAGTTCCAAGGGATGTATATGGTCTGGTGGTGACCCCTTTTCTTTTAGTTTGCCACTAGTATTAGCCcaattgattttcattttctttgttaCAAGAATTACTTTTGCCCTCATAAGACCTCTTAAACAAAGTATGGTCAGTGCACAACTTATT GCTGGTATTTTCTTGGGGCGATCAGGCTTAGGTCGTAACCGCGATTTTTCAACCATGATTTTTCGACCAGGAGGCAGGATGGTACTACAAACAATTGCAGATCTCGGTTTCATGTTTCATGTTTTTGTTCTTGGAGTTCATGTTGATCCAACAATGGTGAGAAGAGCGGGAAGAAACGCGATGCTAATTGGCGCTTCCTGTTTTGCTCTGCCTTTTGCACTCGGCGGATTAGCCAGTTATACATTACCTCAATTGGCTATCATTGATGACGCGACAGCGCATTTCCTGCCTTTCATAGCCGTACTTAACTCTGCTTCATTCTTTCCGGTAATCACTAGCCTTCTTGGTGACCTTAAGATTCTAAATTCTGAAATTGGTAGAATAGCCACATTGGCCTCCTTGGTTAATGATGCTTGTATATATGTCGTTTCCATACTTGTAACGACAGTAAATGCGTCAACAAGTTATAACAAGTGGAACGGAGCGTTGTCTATCGCATGGATAGGCACGTTCCTGATAGTAATCATATTTGTTGTTAGGCCGTTTGTGAAACATGTTGCTAGGACTATACCTGAAAGAGGGGCTATGAGGGAAAGCCAATTTCTAATAATAGCTGTGTTAGCTTTGATCTGTGGATTTGTCACGGAGTCTCTTGGACAACCTGCTGCTCTTGGTACTTTTGTTTTGGGCATGGTGGTGCCACAGGGACCGCCTTTGGGCTCGTCTTTGGTTTACAGGATCGATACTTTATGCACTGGATTGTTGCTTCCTGCTAAGTTTGCTATCAGTGGTTTGACATTGGACATATTTGCCCTAGGAAAAGGAAAGAGTCTTTTAGGCGTCGAACTAGTGATCTTATTAGGATATTTTGGTAAGTTTGCTGGCACTCTTGTTCCAGCAGTTCATTTCGGGGTTTCCTTCCGAGATGCAGTCCCTCTTGCTCTCATCATGTGTAGCAAAGGAATTATTGAGGCGTCCCTGTATATCGGCTTCAAGGATACCGGA GTAATAACAAATGAAGCATATGCGCTTTTGTTAATCACAATGCTGGTCCTAACAGGAATTATGAGACCTTTAATTTGGTACCTCTATGATCCATCAAGAAGGTACTTAGGCTACAGAACAAATAGCATACAACATTTGGATCCGACCAGTGAGCTTCGGATACAAGTATGTATTCACAACGAAGATAATGTCCCGAGCATAGTCAATCTTCTCGAAGCCTCCAATGCCTCCAGAAGGAGACCGATTGCAGTGTTTGTTCTTAATCTAATGGAGCTCAAAGGCAGCGCGGCCGCTTTACTGGTGCCAACTCATAATAGAAAGGGGAAAGCGAAACTCAAGTCTCTGCCAAGCAGAACAGAACATATATCGAACGCATTCAACATTCTCGCGCATAGAAATCAAGGCTCTATGGCCGTACAACACTTCACATCAATCGTTCCGTATGCCACTATGCACGATGACATATGTACAGTCGCGGTGGATAAAGGTGTCAATATTGTGATCATCCCGTTCCACAAGCAGTGGGCTATTGATGGAACAGTAGGAGCCAATTTCCCTGCAATTAGGATGGTGAACCAACAG GTAATCCATAAAGCGCCTTGCTCAGTTGGGATCCTAGTTGATCGAGGTCAATTAGCAGATAACCAACAAATCTTGTTTGGTCATTCTTTTTTCCGCGTCACAATGCTTTACCTTGGCGGTCCTGATGATGATGAGGCGCTGGCCTATTGCTGCAGGATGCTAGGGCATCCCCACATAAGCGTGAATCTCGTCTGGCTCAGACATTCGAGTGACAAGTTGGACAAGAGTATGGATTCGGATATGATGCATTGGTTCAAGAGTAATAATATGGATGCAGGGAGGGTTAGTTACAAAGAAGAAATGGTGAGTGATGCAGTGGGGACGACTCAGGTTCTTCGTTCACTCGAGGACAATTGTGATCTTTGTATAGTTGGTAGAGATCACGAACACTACTCCGAGTTAACACTAGGGATTAACGAATGGATCGAGTGTCCTGAACTAGGATTTATTGGTGACATGTTAGCGACTTCGGATTATAGTTTTTCATTGCTGGTTGTGCAACAAATACCACCAGGGACTGAGTTTATAAACATCCAGGCCCTGAAGCCTGTTTCTAGCAGTTTTTATTCGGCTTCAGGAAAATATAGTCAGCATTCTGGTGTTGGCTCATTTGGCTAG